From the Neobacillus sp. PS3-34 genome, the window ATAACCCATTTCAAAAAGTAAAATTATTTTTAATTTTAATCCCATGTTAGAAAACCTAACATAAAATATATTATAATATCAAAAACACAATACGGGCTGGTGAAAAAATGGGAGACAATTCTTATAAAGAAAAGAAGGTCATAAGTATTGGGGTAGTTAGAGAGCTTACCGGACTTTCCGAGCGTCAAATAAGATATTACGAGGAACGGAAGCTTATCTTTCCTGAGCGATCGGCAGGCGGAAGCCGAAAGTATTCCTTTTCAGACGTTGAAGCCTTAATGGATATTGCCAACAAAGTAGAAGAAGGAGTCCAGACCTTTGAAATAAGGCAGGAAATGATCCGCAGGAAGAAGAAAGAGGATGAGCAAAGTATCCGCAAGAAAATGATTCAAGGCCAAA encodes:
- a CDS encoding MerR family transcriptional regulator, which codes for MGDNSYKEKKVISIGVVRELTGLSERQIRYYEERKLIFPERSAGGSRKYSFSDVEALMDIANKVEEGVQTFEIRQEMIRRKKKEDEQSIRKKMIQGQINAQFGFKKY